In the genome of Candidatus Promineifilum breve, the window GCCAGGCCCCGGCGGAGGAACGGCTGCGGCAGGCCTGTGAGGAGATTGAACTATTACAACAATGACGAATGACGAATGACGAATGCAGAACCGCTCTTCATTCGTCATTCGTCATTCGTAATTCGTAATTTCCCATGAAGACTTCTCTGCGCCGCAAAATCCTGACCTGGACCTTCCTGCCGGCGGCGATCATCTTCCTGATCGTCGCCGTGGTCAGCTTCTTTGCCACGCAGGCCATCGCCGAGAGTCTGGTCATCGACCGCGACCGCGAGCTGGCCCGCCTGACGGCCGCCGAACTGGCCGGCAGCATCGAGGAGTACCCCGTCCTGCTCGACGGCATCGCCCGCGACCTGATCATCAACACCGGCAACGTCTTCGCCATTCGCGCCGCGCTGGCCGCCAACGCCAACCGCCTGTCCTACTTCGACGGCGGCGCGGTGCTGCTCAGCAACACCGGCCGGGTCATCGCCACCCATCCCGAACAGCCCGACCTGCTCGATCAGGACTGGTCCGACCGCCCCTACTTCCGGGCCATCATCCAGACCCCCAGCCGCAACTTCTTCTCCAACGTGGTCAACGACAGCCCCCTCGGCCAGGAGGCGCTGGCCGTGTCCGTGCCCGTGTTCAGCGCCGGCAGCGAACTGCGCGGCGTGCTCGTGGCCTATTTCCGCCTGGGGCCGCAATCGCTCAACCCGTTCTACGGCACGCTGGTGCGGCTGCGGCTCGATCGCAAGGGCAACGCCCACATCATCGACGGCGTGGGGCGCGTCATCTATGACTCCAGCACCGACCAGGCCGGGCAGGATTTCCACGACCACCCCGTGGCCGATCTGGCGCTGTCGGGGGAATCGGGCGCGCTGCGCACCCCCTCGGCCGACGGCGCCGACGTGCTGGCCAGCTATAGCCCCATCCCCAACACCCAATGGCGGCTGGTCATCGAGGAAGATTGGTCGACCCTGATGGCCCCGCTGCGCAATTATGCCGCGCTGCTGGCCCTGTTGCTGTCGCTGGGGGTCATCGTGCCCGCGCTGGTGGTGGCCGCCGGGATGCAGCGCGTCACCCGGCCCATCAACGCCCTGGTCGATGCCGCCCGCCAGGTGGCCCGCGGCGACTTCGGCCGCACCGTGCGCGCCGACACCGGCGACGAACTGGAAATGCTGGCCGAGCAGTTCAACCGCATGTCGTCCGAACTCCAGGCGTCCTATACCGAACTCGAACGGCGCGTGGAGACCCGCACCCACGAGTTGCAGACCGTGTTGCAGGTGTCGCGCAACGTGGCCTCGACGCTGGACTTGCAGCCGCTGCTGGCCAACATCCTCGACGAACTGCGCCGCGTCGTCGAGTTCCGCTTCGCCCGCCTGTTCATCATGGACGGTGACGAGGCGGTGCTGCTCGAGGAGCGCGGCGAAGTCAGCGGGCTGGCCGGCTTCTACTATTTGGGCGGGCTGGCCGAGACCGAGGCCCAACTGGCCGCCGGTCGGCCGCTCATCGTGGCCGACACCCGCGCCGCCTCGCCCGTGCTCGATCACCTGCGGCGCATGTCGGCCTCGGTCAACGATCTCGAACGGCTCAACGCCATCGGCTCCTTTATGACCCTGCCCCTGACCGCCCGCGAGCGGCGCGTGGGGGTGATGACCCTGGCCCACGGCGAGCCGGGCTACTACACCCCGCAGCGCGTCGATCTGGCCATGGCCTTCGCCGCCCAGGCCGCCGTCGCCATCGAAAACGCCCGCCTCTTCGCCACCGAGCAGGAGCGCGGCGAACAACTGCGCGTCATCAATCAGGTCAGCCGCACCATCGCCGGCATCCTTGACGTGAACAGCCTGCTGCGCCAGACGGCGGCCCTCATCCACCAGCAATTCGGCTACTACCACGTCGGCATCGGGCTGGTGGAGGGGGATTACGTGGTCTACCGGGCGCGGGCCGGGGTGGGCGTCGACCGGCCGGCGGGGGAAGTGTGGGCCTCGGACGCCGCCCAACGGATCGCCGCCGTCCCGGCGGCCGTCCAGAGCCATCGAGACGATGGCGATCCAACGCCGGACGACAGCCCCACCTTCATACCCAACCGCCTGCGCATCGGCAAGGAGGGCCTCACCGGGCGGGCGGCGGCCACCGGCCAGCCGATCATCGCCGCCGACGTGGAGCAAGACCCGCGCCACATCCGGCTGGCCGGTCTGCACACCCGCTCCGAGGCCGTGGTGCCCATCAAGAGCCAGGAAGTCGTCATCGGTGTGCTCGACGTGCAGAGCGACAAGCTCAACGATTTCGACCAGAGCGACATCGACATCCTGCAAGCTTTGTCCAACCAGTTGGCCGTCGCCATCGAGAACGCCCGCCTGTATGAGAGCGCCGGGCAACTGGCGGCGCTGGAGGAGCGCCAGAAGTTGGCCCGCGAGCTGCACGATTCGGTGTCGCAGGCCCTCTACGGCATCGCCCTGGGCACGCGGACGGCGCGGGCCATGGTCGACCGGGCGGCCGTGCCCGACGACGACAAGCCCGGGCTGATCGAACCGCTCGATTACGTGCTGGCCCAGGCCGACGCCGGCATGGCCGAAATGCGCGCCCTCATCTTTGAATTACGGCCGGAGTCGCTGCAATCGGAGGGGGTGGTGGCCGCCTTGCGCAAGCAGACGGCCGCGCTGCAAGCCCGCCACCAGATCCCTGTGGCCGTCGAATTCGGCCCGGAGCCGGAGCTGCCGCTGGCGCAAAAGGAGATGCTCTACCGCGTGGCCCAGGAGGCGATGCACAACATCGTCAAGCACGCGCGGGCCACGTCGGCCGAGGTGCGGCTGGTGGGCGACAACGGCAAGGTGCTGCTGGAGATCTGCGACAACGGCCAGGGCTTCGACATGACCCGCGACTACCCCGGCCACCTGGGCCTCAAGTCGATGCGCGAGCGGGTGGAGAAAGGGGGTGGGGTGCTGACGATTGCCAGTGATGTGGGGGGTGGGACGCGGATTCAGGTGAAGGTTGGTGTGTAACTTGTAGGGCGGGATGGTATCCCGCCCTCTTATCCCCCGCAGCCGGGGGGGGGCGGGATACCATCCCGCCCTACATGGTCGGCGGGGAGGGGGCGGGATGCCATCCCGCCCTACATATTCCGCAGCGTAACCCCCCGCCCACCGGGCAACGTGCTCGTGTTCCTCGGTGTAGTCCGTGTTTTCTCCGACAGGGTTCAAGGCGACTACTGAAAAGCCCTGGTGATTACCCCATTGTTGGCGCGTTTGCCCGTCGAATCGGGTATACTATAGGTGTCTAGTCCGGTGCCGGTGGAACCGTCCGGGGAGGGCGGAGGGGGCCGGGCAACAGGAGGCGAGCGGTGGCCCATTCGTTTGCCGAGTATCCATCTTTGACCTGCCCCGAATGCGGGGCGGCGTTTTCACCTGAAATCTGGTTGATCGTCGACGCGGCTGAGCGGCCGGAGCTAATAGATCGCGTGCGCGACGACACAATCCACGATGTAGTGTGTCCTAGGGGGCACGTTGCCACGCTTGATTCGCCATTGTTGTTGTTCCGGCCTGATGGCGCACCGCGATTGATTTTCTCTCCGGCGGAAAATACAACGACCGAGGAAGACCGCGAGATGGTCAATGGGCTGGCGGCCATGCTGGCCGAGAGCATGGGCGGTGATTGGCGGGACGAATGGCTCACAGAAGGCAGGGTAGTGGTCCGGGAAGATCTGCCGGCGCTGCTGGACGATACCAGGGAAACGGAGGGATGGAGTAGCCCATCGCCGGACAGCTTGGAACAGTCAGCCCCTCTCATTGAAGATACAGGGGAAGACAATGAAGCGCTGTTGGCGGCCATCGTGGAGTTTGTCAACGTGCCCAGTTGGTGGGATTCCTATTTTTATCTCATGGACCACATGGGGCTACTCACCGAAGTAGCCGACGGGTTATTTGAGAAACTCGCTGAAGAAGCAGCGGCGGCCGGCAAACCGGACAATGCGCGCCTTTTCAACGAGCATCGCGATCTGTTGCAGCGGAGCAGGGTGATAGGCGCGGAGGCCTTCGCCGAGAAAATGGGGATAACCGGGCAACAATTCTGGACGGAGAAGGGCGTCAGAGAACTGCTTTATACGATGCCGTCGGCAGCCCGGAAAGAACTTTTAGATGTTGGGGCTGAATTGTTAGCGGGGGGCCTCTCGTCGCCGGAGGAAGCATTACAGGCGATGGCGGAACAACCGGAGCTTCAGGCTCGCTATGAAGCGGCGCTTCGCGATGCGTTTGGCGACGGCGATGAAGACGACAACTGGTGGGCTGACCTTATGGACGAGGCGTCGGCGGATGACGACGATCATCCCGTTACCTTCGTTAATAGTTCCGAGCAGTCGGACGGTGCCGCGGCAGACGCCGAGGGTTCAAGGGTCATGTCGGAGGAGGAGTTTGGGGTTGTTCTCGGCCAAATGATGGAGCTGATGCCCAGCGGCGTGTTTACCCCTCCCGCTTACGTGGGGCACGTACGACGCGCCGAGGAAGCTAGAGAACGTTACGAGGCGGGTGAGGATTGGACTGTATTAGTCGAGGCCGTTACTGCCTGGGAACAAATCCTGAATGATCCCCATTTCGATAGCCAACCTCTTGTATTTCTCCTGCAGGCCTTAAACAATGCCGGCGGCGCTTTTCAACGGCTCTATAATGAAAGTGGTAATCCCCTCCATCTGGCCCGCACCATTGACTTGTGGCAAAAATTAATCAATCGCGCCCCGCGCAGCATGCCGCAACGGGTGGGTTATCTGAGCAACTTGGGCATCGCCCTGATGAGCCGGTACCAGCGCGATAACCGTTTAGATGATCTGGAGACGGCGATCTCGTATTGTCGAGAAGCAACCGAGACCAGTGCTCTCGACTACCCCTTTCGAGCGGGCGCTTACAATAACCTGGGCGCCGGGCTCGGCTACCTATATGGACGGATAGGGAGTCTGGAAGTTTTAGAAGCGTCTATTGAGGCGAACGAGATAGCGGCTGCTGATACTTCGGCCGCTCCTCCTCAAAGAGCGCTGTATCTCGATGGCTTGGCTACTGGTCTGCGCGACCGCTATATGAGAACGAGAGACGTTAGAGACCTGGAACGCTCCATCGACTTGATACGTGAAGCAATCAAGCTGGTCCCGGACAATTCCCCAAACCAGGCGTTGTATCACGACCATTTGGGTTCTTGCGTGCGCTCCTTGTACGAGTGGATGGACGAGTTCCAAGTCCTAGAGACAGCTATTTCCGCCCACCAGTTTGCTGTTGACCATACCTCCGATGACTCGCCGGCGATGATGGGGTATCAAAATAATCTGGGTAACGCCCTGCACGACCGTTATGCGAGGACGCATGAAAAGGATGATCTGGTTGGAGCTTTGGCTTCCTGGAAAGCGGCCATAGAACGCGCGCCGGCGGATTCTCCTCACTTGGCAATGTATTTCAGCAACTATGGGAATGGTCTGGCTAACCTATATACGTTGACAGACGAACCAAAACACCTGGATGACGCCATTGAAGCTTATGAGAAGGCAGTCGTACAAATCGCGCGCACTGCACCTGATTTCCCTGACCGGGCCGGCTACCTGTACAACCTGGCTACCAGTCTCTCTGACCGCCACCGATTGACCCCTGGCCCAGCCGACCTCGCCGCCGCCATCGCTGTTTTTGAGGACGCCATCGCCGCGTTGGATCAGGCATTGCTCGATTCTCCAGTGGCTTATCTCCTCGGCCAACAATCCCGTTGGGTCAACCTCTATGATCGCGCCGTCACCGCCCTACTCGCCGCCGGACGAACAGCCGACGCCCTCGCCGTCGCCGAAGGCAGCAAATCCCGCCTGCTGGCTAACCTGATGGGCCGTGGCGAGCTGCCCGCCCCGCCGGCTGTCCCGGCTGATCTGGCGGCCCGCGAGCGACAGGCGGCCGACCGGCTGCGGGCGCTGGACGCGACCGAACTGGCCGAGCGCGGCCGAAACGAGCCAACCGGCGACGGCCACCGGCGCGTGGCCGACCGGGCGGCCATCGTCGCCGAACTGCGCGCCGTCTGGGACGAGATGGCCGCCCACGGCCCGGCGGCGGCCGATTACGTGGCCCTGCGCCGTGGCGACCGGCCGACGGCCGCCGGGCTGCTACGGTTGGCCGGGGCGCTGCCGGCGGGTACGGCCCTCCTGTCACTGTTCGACACCGGCGAGCGGACGCTGCTCTGCCTGCTGCGCCCCGGCGCGGCCGAACCGCTGGTCATGGCGGCGGCCATCGACCAGGATACGCTGCTGTATGACTTCCTGCCCAATTATGAGGACGAGATCCAGCACGGAGCCGACCACCGGGCGCTGGGACGGCCGCTGACCCACCGCTGGCGGGAACTGGGCCGGCCGCTGCTGGGGCCGCTGTTACCCCATCTGGCCGGTCTCGATCACCTGATCATCGCCCCGGAAGGCGTCTATCACCAGTTGCCGCTGCACGCGCTGTGGATCGGCGCGGCCGATTCCGCCGAGTCGCAAACAACCCTCATCGACCATTGCGCCGTGAGCTATATCCCGGCGCTGGGCCTGTTGGAGCGGCGGCGGCGACGAGAAGAACGAGACGACGCGCCGGCCGTGGTCGGTCGTCCGTTGTCTGTGGTCCTCGGTTACACCAACGCCGACCCCGCGACGGACAAAGGGGCGGATGAGCGCGACATCTTCCTGGGCGAGGCGCGGGCGGTGGCGGCGCGGCTGGGCGTCGCGCCGCTGCTGGACCAGGCGGCCAACGGCGCGGCGCTGGACGAGGCCATTCAACAACCGCTGCGGCGGCTGCACCTGTCGTGCCACGGCTACTTCCTGCCCGGCGACGCGCTGGCCTCGGGCGTGCTGCTGGCCGATGGGGTCGGAGAATCGGCCGTCTACACCGCGCGGCAATTCATGGAACGGCGGCTGGCGGTCGACATGGTGACCCTCAGCGCCTGCCAGACGGGCATCAGCGGCTCGCTGGGCGGCGACGAGATGGCCGGGTTGAGTATGGCCCTGCTGTCGGCCGGGGCGTCGGCGCTGCTGCTGGGGCTGTGGAGTGTCAATGCGGTGACGACAGCGGCGCTGATGGATCGCTTCTACACGCTACTCGACGGGCCGGGCGGGGCTGAGGCGACTAAAGCCGAGACGCTGCGGCGGGTGATGCTGACCCTGCGCGATGGGCAGTTGATCCCGCCACGGTTAGAGTTTGACTTGACCGATCCGCGCTACTTCGACCCGGCCGACCCGTATTATTGGGCGCCGTTCGTTTTGGTGGGCGATTGGAGGTAAGGATGGACGAGGAATTGTGGTTTGAGGAAG includes:
- a CDS encoding CHAT domain-containing protein; the encoded protein is MTPGPADLAAAIAVFEDAIAALDQALLDSPVAYLLGQQSRWVNLYDRAVTALLAAGRTADALAVAEGSKSRLLANLMGRGELPAPPAVPADLAARERQAADRLRALDATELAERGRNEPTGDGHRRVADRAAIVAELRAVWDEMAAHGPAAADYVALRRGDRPTAAGLLRLAGALPAGTALLSLFDTGERTLLCLLRPGAAEPLVMAAAIDQDTLLYDFLPNYEDEIQHGADHRALGRPLTHRWRELGRPLLGPLLPHLAGLDHLIIAPEGVYHQLPLHALWIGAADSAESQTTLIDHCAVSYIPALGLLERRRRREERDDAPAVVGRPLSVVLGYTNADPATDKGADERDIFLGEARAVAARLGVAPLLDQAANGAALDEAIQQPLRRLHLSCHGYFLPGDALASGVLLADGVGESAVYTARQFMERRLAVDMVTLSACQTGISGSLGGDEMAGLSMALLSAGASALLLGLWSVNAVTTAALMDRFYTLLDGPGGAEATKAETLRRVMLTLRDGQLIPPRLEFDLTDPRYFDPADPYYWAPFVLVGDWR
- a CDS encoding GAF domain-containing protein, which gives rise to MKTSLRRKILTWTFLPAAIIFLIVAVVSFFATQAIAESLVIDRDRELARLTAAELAGSIEEYPVLLDGIARDLIINTGNVFAIRAALAANANRLSYFDGGAVLLSNTGRVIATHPEQPDLLDQDWSDRPYFRAIIQTPSRNFFSNVVNDSPLGQEALAVSVPVFSAGSELRGVLVAYFRLGPQSLNPFYGTLVRLRLDRKGNAHIIDGVGRVIYDSSTDQAGQDFHDHPVADLALSGESGALRTPSADGADVLASYSPIPNTQWRLVIEEDWSTLMAPLRNYAALLALLLSLGVIVPALVVAAGMQRVTRPINALVDAARQVARGDFGRTVRADTGDELEMLAEQFNRMSSELQASYTELERRVETRTHELQTVLQVSRNVASTLDLQPLLANILDELRRVVEFRFARLFIMDGDEAVLLEERGEVSGLAGFYYLGGLAETEAQLAAGRPLIVADTRAASPVLDHLRRMSASVNDLERLNAIGSFMTLPLTARERRVGVMTLAHGEPGYYTPQRVDLAMAFAAQAAVAIENARLFATEQERGEQLRVINQVSRTIAGILDVNSLLRQTAALIHQQFGYYHVGIGLVEGDYVVYRARAGVGVDRPAGEVWASDAAQRIAAVPAAVQSHRDDGDPTPDDSPTFIPNRLRIGKEGLTGRAAATGQPIIAADVEQDPRHIRLAGLHTRSEAVVPIKSQEVVIGVLDVQSDKLNDFDQSDIDILQALSNQLAVAIENARLYESAGQLAALEERQKLARELHDSVSQALYGIALGTRTARAMVDRAAVPDDDKPGLIEPLDYVLAQADAGMAEMRALIFELRPESLQSEGVVAALRKQTAALQARHQIPVAVEFGPEPELPLAQKEMLYRVAQEAMHNIVKHARATSAEVRLVGDNGKVLLEICDNGQGFDMTRDYPGHLGLKSMRERVEKGGGVLTIASDVGGGTRIQVKVGV